In the genome of Croceimicrobium hydrocarbonivorans, one region contains:
- a CDS encoding endonuclease yields the protein MRRFTPLIIGILLIFNLSAQNVAYYNSINTSATGSSLETALTNLITTTHTTNISYSTAFQLLKDANEDPNNTANVILIYSGLSDPKTNSYGGGGTGTASTGWTREHIFPKSLANPSLGTTGSGADAHNLAPCTNSINGSRGNKRYESGSGSYGSVSSTGFYPGDDWRGDVARAIFYMDLRYSSQCEASDVATMTLLLQWNAIDPVSALEDQRNDEVYQAQGNRNPFIDNPIFATRIWGGPTAQDRFTNAIADPQNFSLTAAASSISFSATANSSSDDVLLAFTSANGSFGAPSGSLSAGSSISGGGTVLYKGPAANIPDHTGLNSGTVYKYKLWSVGSSNTYSTGIEKSISTTGGSLISLYQNSFEGTASDTWNYTANPTAYNLNDDIWDVVSSNGGVANASDGNQFWGIRDLNNSNGGGNFYHILEFQTIDISAQSNVELSFDYYAEAFESSDLLEYELLYDNVSQGVVTLFQGATGGISSGGWQSISLSIPDAVNQIQLRLRAKQDGGSDFGGFDHIVLESALTAPQLAVTAYSPTAAQVQLTANSNGDSILLVYGEGANLNFGTASGLYSVGQSFQGIAEVAYFGPAANLAPITRLNEGAHYSFAAYSFDGNSYSSPVSAALSLPDAEGSGSAQLYFQGFEGDASDNWTLNSGNGAISSDLGALDYPPNERILSGSNSWQVNNSSQSLVLARVNTSSADSLSLVINLSSTALTSGNGADGADYIKIYLDINGGGFGASPDLTINGNNNAKWGYGSYSSGSGSNTSSGQIISSSGQNLSYSPAGGGYREADAYHQIIFGLKSVSSLAIKIEASNNSTNEVWSIDDISLSRHSNALVWNGSIWKNNEAPSSSTQNRNLIIYPGEDAEIDGLAQVNSLDLRSNAVLLVASNGKLSLNTIVSAAGSLILEADNLGTGSYVGPSVYLNLQYYIDRAGWQPIAFPFSDARFKDIEWSNGAKLNYAATAGSSTCDSCNLFYYDPDLNNGQNIGTNGSTAYGTWIGVHDSNAIVSQDKGYYLFVGPPNFGTVPLIISLSGTTRSANQSMNTQDGNGGWNLLPNPFPTALDWSAKSDFNSEGFDQSYWIYNGSAYAAYVNGTGVNNANGYIPAGQAFFVHSSHAQTGAGMNTRSFGLGQSMRAANNRGRHKMNEEKAIRLGLRIDTNFFSEIALRYQLGAEDDYNASEDALLAGGLDEQSFYFQLDADKALIIRHDAPLEGFKLYPLQLGSKALAQGYIQLKDAPEDYFYYFLDANNNLIDIQPEQELEAQSLGQGLQLVVSKHRLSEVHFKEVFWYLDAGDIYLNSFKEWKSIRVLNVQGQVIYETEEYSPQALLALKEHAGVLLLQIEYPNEEKLLKLMR from the coding sequence ATGCGTCGATTTACCCCCTTAATTATCGGCATATTACTGATATTCAATCTATCAGCTCAAAATGTCGCTTATTACAATTCTATAAATACCTCTGCAACTGGTAGCAGTTTAGAAACTGCATTAACAAATCTTATCACTACTACTCATACTACTAACATTAGTTATAGTACGGCCTTTCAATTATTGAAAGATGCTAATGAAGATCCTAATAACACTGCCAATGTTATTCTTATCTACAGTGGTTTAAGTGACCCAAAAACAAATAGTTATGGTGGCGGTGGTACCGGAACTGCCAGTACAGGCTGGACGCGTGAGCACATTTTCCCAAAATCTTTAGCCAATCCTAGTTTAGGCACCACTGGCTCTGGGGCCGATGCCCATAATTTGGCACCCTGTACCAATAGTATTAATGGTTCCCGAGGAAATAAGCGTTACGAAAGCGGTTCAGGATCCTATGGTTCCGTAAGTAGCACTGGTTTTTACCCTGGCGATGATTGGCGTGGTGATGTAGCCAGAGCCATCTTTTATATGGACTTGCGCTACAGCAGTCAATGCGAGGCAAGCGATGTAGCCACCATGACTTTACTTCTCCAATGGAATGCGATTGATCCAGTTTCGGCATTAGAAGATCAACGCAATGATGAAGTTTATCAGGCTCAGGGGAACCGTAATCCCTTTATTGATAATCCCATTTTTGCTACTCGCATTTGGGGTGGTCCAACTGCTCAAGACCGTTTTACCAATGCCATTGCAGATCCACAAAACTTTAGTCTGACCGCCGCTGCAAGCAGTATTAGTTTTAGTGCTACTGCCAATTCATCCAGTGACGACGTATTATTGGCCTTTACTTCTGCCAATGGAAGCTTTGGTGCACCCAGTGGAAGCTTAAGCGCTGGAAGTAGCATTAGTGGTGGAGGTACGGTTTTGTATAAAGGTCCTGCTGCCAATATTCCGGATCATACTGGTTTAAATTCTGGCACGGTTTACAAATACAAATTATGGTCAGTTGGCAGCTCTAATACCTACAGCACCGGTATTGAAAAGTCGATCAGCACTACTGGTGGTTCCCTAATTTCTCTATACCAAAACAGTTTTGAAGGCACAGCCAGCGATACTTGGAATTATACCGCCAACCCTACTGCCTATAATTTAAATGATGATATCTGGGATGTGGTAAGCTCCAATGGCGGAGTAGCCAATGCCAGTGATGGCAATCAATTCTGGGGAATTCGTGATTTGAATAATAGCAATGGCGGTGGAAATTTTTACCACATCCTCGAGTTCCAAACCATTGATATCAGTGCTCAAAGCAATGTTGAATTGAGCTTCGACTATTATGCAGAAGCCTTTGAAAGCAGTGACCTTTTAGAATATGAGCTTCTCTATGATAATGTCAGTCAAGGAGTAGTAACTCTCTTTCAAGGTGCTACTGGCGGTATATCCAGTGGTGGATGGCAAAGCATTAGCCTATCCATTCCCGATGCGGTTAATCAAATTCAATTGCGTTTAAGAGCCAAGCAAGATGGTGGATCCGATTTTGGGGGTTTTGATCATATAGTGCTGGAATCCGCTTTGACGGCCCCTCAGCTAGCAGTAACAGCTTACAGTCCTACTGCCGCCCAAGTACAGTTAACGGCAAATAGTAATGGGGATTCCATCTTGCTGGTTTACGGCGAAGGCGCCAATTTAAATTTTGGCACCGCCAGCGGTTTGTACAGTGTTGGGCAAAGCTTTCAAGGAATTGCTGAAGTGGCCTATTTCGGTCCTGCAGCCAACCTCGCTCCTATTACTCGACTAAATGAGGGGGCCCACTATAGTTTTGCGGCCTATAGTTTTGATGGGAATTCCTATAGTAGTCCAGTAAGTGCAGCTCTTAGCCTTCCTGATGCTGAAGGCAGTGGTAGTGCTCAACTTTATTTTCAAGGTTTCGAAGGAGATGCCTCCGATAATTGGACCTTAAATTCCGGTAATGGAGCTATCAGCAGTGATCTTGGTGCTTTGGACTATCCTCCGAATGAACGTATTTTAAGTGGATCCAATTCCTGGCAGGTAAACAATAGCAGTCAAAGCTTAGTGTTGGCAAGGGTAAACACTTCATCGGCCGATAGTTTAAGTCTGGTTATCAATTTAAGTTCTACAGCCTTAACATCCGGAAACGGAGCTGACGGAGCGGATTACATTAAAATTTACCTGGATATAAATGGAGGCGGATTCGGCGCAAGCCCAGACCTTACTATTAATGGCAATAACAATGCTAAATGGGGTTATGGAAGCTATTCCAGCGGTAGTGGCAGCAATACCTCCAGTGGACAAATTATTAGCAGTTCCGGACAAAACCTCAGCTACAGCCCTGCCGGCGGAGGTTATCGTGAAGCAGATGCCTACCATCAGATAATTTTCGGTTTAAAATCAGTAAGCTCCCTGGCTATCAAGATTGAAGCTTCTAATAATTCGACCAACGAAGTTTGGAGTATTGATGATATCAGCTTGAGTCGACATTCCAATGCATTGGTTTGGAATGGTAGTATTTGGAAAAATAATGAGGCACCAAGCAGCAGCACTCAAAACCGAAATTTGATCATTTATCCTGGTGAAGATGCTGAAATTGATGGCTTGGCTCAAGTAAACTCTCTGGATCTACGCAGCAATGCGGTCTTATTGGTTGCTAGCAATGGTAAGCTGAGTTTAAATACTATCGTGAGTGCGGCGGGTTCCTTGATACTGGAAGCCGATAATTTGGGTACGGGCTCTTATGTGGGTCCATCGGTTTACCTGAATTTGCAATACTATATCGATCGCGCTGGTTGGCAACCGATTGCTTTTCCCTTTTCGGATGCTCGCTTTAAGGATATCGAATGGAGCAATGGCGCCAAGCTAAACTATGCAGCTACTGCGGGCTCCAGTACTTGCGACTCCTGCAATTTGTTTTATTACGATCCGGATCTGAATAATGGTCAAAACATTGGTACTAATGGCAGTACAGCCTACGGAACCTGGATTGGAGTGCACGATTCCAATGCGATCGTATCGCAGGACAAAGGATATTATCTCTTTGTTGGTCCACCCAATTTTGGAACGGTTCCTTTAATTATCAGCTTAAGTGGCACTACAAGGTCGGCAAACCAAAGCATGAACACCCAGGATGGAAACGGAGGTTGGAATTTATTGCCCAACCCCTTCCCTACGGCTTTGGATTGGAGCGCCAAGAGTGATTTTAACAGTGAAGGTTTTGATCAAAGCTATTGGATCTACAATGGCAGTGCCTACGCTGCCTATGTGAATGGCACGGGTGTGAATAATGCCAATGGTTATATTCCGGCCGGACAAGCCTTCTTCGTGCATTCATCCCATGCTCAAACTGGCGCCGGCATGAATACCCGCAGTTTTGGACTCGGTCAATCTATGCGCGCAGCAAATAATCGCGGTAGACATAAAATGAATGAGGAAAAAGCCATCCGCTTGGGTTTGCGAATTGACACTAATTTCTTTTCTGAGATTGCATTGCGTTATCAGCTAGGAGCTGAAGATGATTATAATGCTAGCGAAGATGCCCTTTTGGCCGGAGGTTTGGATGAACAATCTTTCTATTTCCAATTAGATGCGGATAAGGCACTAATCATCCGTCATGATGCGCCTTTGGAAGGATTTAAGCTTTATCCCTTGCAATTGGGAAGTAAAGCTCTTGCTCAAGGCTATATTCAATTGAAGGATGCTCCTGAAGATTATTTCTATTATTTCCTAGATGCGAATAACAATTTGATCGACATTCAGCCAGAACAGGAATTGGAAGCGCAAAGCTTAGGTCAGGGACTACAATTAGTAGTATCAAAACATCGACTTAGCGAAGTGCATTTCAAAGAAGTGTTTTGGTATTTGGATGCTGGGGACATTTACCTCAACTCTTTTAAAGAATGGAAATCCATTCGCGTGCTGAATGTGCAAGGTCAGGTTATTTATGAAACAGAGGAATACAGTCCGCAAGCACTATTAGCACTTAAGGAACATGCGGGAGTACTGCTTTTGCAAATTGAATACCCTAATGAGGAGAAGCTTTTAAAGCTGATGCGGTAG
- a CDS encoding ammonium transporter, with protein MGKKLNFIFLSALVLVALFLGSDYSFEGAENINAGDTAWMLVASAFVLLMTPGLAFFYGGMVNRKNVISTMLQSFVALGVVSILWVVVGFSLCFGDSWKGLIGNPLTYFNLKGVGLAPNPDFADGIPFLLFALFQLKFAIITPALITGSFAERIRFRSYILFIVFFTLLIYAPLAHMTWHPDGLFRNMGVLDFAGGTVVHMSAGFAALAGALYLGKRKQLSHEPANVPFIILGTGLLWFGWFGFNAGSSLGANADAVAAFANTNLASAAGMIAWIFYDRFQNRKMSALGACIGAIVGLVAITPAAGFVTMGESIFIGFIASLTSNFAIRFKNAREIDDTLDVFPSHGIGGIVGMILTAVFAREVGLTSGEYETFLYHILALIITAVFTFGGSLLLYRLVDAMIPLRVSPEQELKGLDASQHGEVAV; from the coding sequence ATGGGCAAAAAGCTAAATTTTATCTTTTTAAGTGCACTGGTATTAGTAGCCTTGTTTTTAGGTTCCGACTACAGTTTTGAAGGGGCCGAAAATATTAATGCAGGAGATACAGCTTGGATGCTGGTGGCATCGGCATTCGTATTATTAATGACTCCAGGACTGGCTTTTTTCTATGGTGGTATGGTAAATCGCAAGAACGTGATTTCGACCATGTTGCAGAGCTTTGTCGCATTAGGTGTGGTAAGTATCCTTTGGGTGGTGGTGGGATTTAGCCTTTGTTTTGGTGATAGTTGGAAGGGCTTGATTGGTAATCCCTTAACCTATTTCAATTTGAAAGGAGTGGGCTTAGCTCCTAATCCTGATTTTGCAGATGGGATTCCTTTTTTACTTTTTGCCTTATTCCAGCTCAAATTTGCTATCATCACACCGGCCTTAATTACAGGAAGCTTTGCTGAACGAATTCGCTTTCGGTCTTATATCCTTTTTATCGTATTCTTCACTCTTTTAATTTATGCCCCCTTAGCGCATATGACCTGGCATCCGGACGGCCTGTTTCGAAATATGGGGGTTTTGGATTTTGCCGGTGGTACGGTAGTGCATATGTCGGCCGGATTTGCCGCCCTGGCAGGAGCACTCTATTTAGGTAAGCGTAAACAATTATCCCATGAGCCTGCCAATGTGCCCTTTATCATATTAGGTACAGGCTTGCTTTGGTTTGGTTGGTTTGGCTTTAATGCCGGATCATCTTTGGGCGCTAATGCTGATGCAGTGGCTGCTTTCGCCAATACTAATCTAGCTTCGGCAGCAGGTATGATCGCCTGGATTTTCTACGATCGTTTTCAAAATCGAAAAATGTCGGCCTTAGGCGCTTGTATTGGGGCGATTGTAGGCTTGGTAGCCATTACCCCGGCGGCAGGTTTTGTTACCATGGGTGAGTCCATATTTATTGGGTTTATCGCTTCCTTAACCAGCAATTTTGCCATTCGCTTTAAGAATGCCCGTGAAATTGATGATACCTTGGATGTATTTCCCAGTCATGGTATTGGCGGTATTGTAGGGATGATCTTAACCGCCGTTTTTGCGCGGGAAGTAGGCCTCACCAGTGGTGAGTATGAAACCTTCCTTTATCATATCTTGGCCTTAATTATTACCGCTGTTTTCACCTTTGGTGGCTCCTTATTGCTCTATCGATTGGTAGATGCGATGATTCCATTACGGGTAAGCCCAGAGCAAGAGCTCAAAGGCTTAGATGCTAGTCAGCATGGGGAAGTGGCCGTTTAA
- a CDS encoding tetratricopeptide repeat protein, with protein MGAALDRIHLLIEQDRYDQAEKELAPILEQNPMDFQVTYLDTYLSIRKAPKTAKAKVEHFLGLFPFSDLAFYLKAYRAFQVDLNQEAIKAIDEAISIAPNDPDHWAMKSLILMNMLDNQQALKAAEQALSLDAEHTQALNNRSIILSRLGRTAEAMENSSHTLHHNPQDSFSHYSTGLIHLQKGQHKKAMEHFQEALRLNPNNEAAKDGMLSAIKASNLFYRLYLQYEFWILRLNQKNRYAFILIYFIIFRLVRFMAGLSADSKLWLTPVIALLGLFALSTWILDSLSDGLMVFHRFGRHLVLPKQRVMGLLTLSFTILALLTFIGLNLAGYSEVNYVYALVFVGMAIVSGSLHYMEKPNLIGYLGYSIIALGAILNICGLVLGIPIDALLTPFFIGLVVYQISSIFRSNRIS; from the coding sequence ATGGGAGCTGCCCTGGATCGCATTCACTTACTTATCGAACAAGATCGTTATGATCAGGCCGAGAAAGAACTTGCGCCAATATTGGAGCAAAATCCAATGGACTTTCAAGTGACCTATTTGGATACCTATTTGAGTATCCGAAAAGCCCCGAAAACCGCCAAAGCAAAAGTCGAGCATTTTTTAGGGCTCTTCCCTTTTTCTGATTTAGCCTTCTATCTCAAGGCTTATCGAGCCTTTCAAGTTGACTTGAATCAGGAAGCCATAAAGGCGATAGATGAAGCCATCTCTATTGCTCCCAATGATCCGGATCACTGGGCCATGAAGTCTTTGATCCTGATGAATATGCTGGATAATCAGCAGGCCCTGAAAGCTGCAGAACAAGCCCTTAGCTTAGACGCAGAGCACACCCAAGCCTTGAATAATCGCTCCATCATTCTATCCAGGCTGGGGCGCACGGCAGAAGCGATGGAGAACTCCAGTCATACTTTGCATCACAATCCTCAGGACTCTTTTAGTCATTATTCCACCGGATTGATTCACCTGCAAAAGGGCCAGCATAAAAAGGCCATGGAGCATTTTCAGGAAGCCTTACGCTTAAACCCCAATAATGAAGCGGCTAAAGATGGAATGCTCAGCGCCATTAAGGCTAGCAATTTATTCTACCGCCTTTATCTGCAATACGAGTTTTGGATACTGCGATTAAATCAAAAGAACCGCTATGCCTTTATTCTGATCTACTTTATCATTTTCAGACTGGTGCGGTTTATGGCTGGCTTAAGTGCTGACTCCAAATTATGGCTAACGCCGGTAATTGCGCTATTAGGTCTCTTTGCCCTTTCTACCTGGATTTTAGATTCACTATCCGATGGACTGATGGTTTTCCATCGTTTTGGCAGGCATTTAGTCCTTCCTAAACAGCGAGTTATGGGGCTGCTTACCTTGAGTTTCACCATTTTGGCCCTACTAACTTTTATAGGACTCAATTTGGCTGGATACTCCGAAGTGAATTACGTCTACGCCTTAGTTTTTGTAGGCATGGCTATTGTATCGGGGAGCTTACACTATATGGAAAAGCCCAATTTAATTGGCTATCTGGGCTATTCCATAATTGCCTTGGGTGCGATCCTAAACATTTGCGGTTTAGTACTAGGTATCCCTATCGATGCCCTCTTAACACCCTTTTTCATTGGCCTGGTAGTTTATCAGATTAGCAGCATATTTCGTTCAAATCGAATCAGTTAA
- a CDS encoding ATP-binding protein, whose product MNIDDLREALNASPNNRPLRLILANSLFEKGLYEEAESHFLKVLQQQEELKPRLALAQIWLKTENPSTAIVFLEDSIEKYPEEAQLYSLLAKAHLAEDNIAESRDAYEKALNLDPNWKDAQLDEMFRLSGMEVDENPIDELFMEKPDIGFADVGGMAEVKREIALKIIQPLQHPELYKAYGKKIGGGILLYGPPGCGKTYIARATAGEINARFISISLNEILDMWIGNSEKNLHQFFELARRNAPCVLFIDEVDALGASRSQMKNSGSSTVINQFLAEMDGIQNSNEGVLILGATNMPWNLDPAFRRPGRFDRILFVPPPDEEARLEILKQQLKEKPQGKVDFSKLASKTQEYSGADLKAIIDVAIEEKLEESFKTGNISPLETKDLLKGVKKHKATTKEWFSQAKNFALFANNSGNYDAILDYLKIKK is encoded by the coding sequence ATGAATATTGATGATTTGAGAGAAGCCTTAAATGCCTCTCCCAATAACCGTCCCCTCCGATTAATTTTAGCCAATAGCCTTTTTGAAAAAGGCCTTTATGAAGAAGCCGAAAGCCACTTCCTAAAAGTACTTCAGCAACAAGAGGAATTAAAGCCCCGCTTGGCTTTGGCGCAGATATGGCTCAAGACTGAGAATCCTTCAACTGCCATTGTATTTCTGGAAGATTCCATCGAAAAATATCCTGAGGAAGCTCAACTCTATAGCCTCTTAGCCAAAGCCCATTTGGCCGAAGATAATATCGCTGAAAGTCGGGATGCCTATGAAAAGGCGCTAAACCTAGACCCCAATTGGAAAGATGCTCAATTGGATGAGATGTTCCGCTTAAGTGGAATGGAGGTAGATGAAAATCCCATCGACGAATTATTCATGGAGAAACCTGATATAGGATTTGCCGATGTAGGAGGTATGGCCGAAGTTAAAAGGGAAATCGCCCTGAAAATTATTCAGCCCTTACAGCATCCCGAACTCTATAAAGCCTATGGTAAAAAGATAGGTGGCGGCATTTTACTTTACGGTCCTCCAGGATGTGGTAAAACCTATATAGCCCGGGCCACGGCTGGCGAAATTAATGCTCGTTTTATCAGCATCAGCCTCAATGAAATCCTCGATATGTGGATTGGCAATAGCGAGAAAAACCTGCATCAGTTTTTTGAATTAGCCCGCCGCAATGCTCCCTGTGTACTCTTTATTGATGAAGTAGATGCCCTGGGTGCCAGTCGCAGTCAGATGAAAAACTCCGGCAGCAGCACCGTTATTAACCAGTTTTTAGCGGAAATGGACGGCATCCAAAACAGCAATGAAGGTGTACTTATTTTGGGCGCTACTAATATGCCATGGAACTTAGACCCTGCTTTTCGCCGCCCGGGTCGATTTGATCGAATCTTATTTGTTCCACCACCCGATGAAGAAGCCCGACTGGAGATTCTAAAACAACAATTGAAGGAAAAGCCTCAAGGAAAAGTGGACTTCAGTAAGCTTGCTTCTAAAACCCAAGAATACTCTGGTGCTGATCTTAAAGCCATCATTGATGTAGCCATCGAGGAAAAGCTGGAAGAATCCTTCAAAACGGGGAATATCAGTCCGCTGGAAACTAAGGATTTATTGAAAGGAGTGAAAAAACATAAAGCCACTACCAAGGAATGGTTTAGCCAGGCGAAGAACTTTGCCCTTTTCGCTAATAATTCCGGGAATTACGATGCCATTCTCGACTACTTGAAAATCAAGAAATAA
- a CDS encoding zinc-dependent peptidase, which produces MIFLFKSLFLQSLFFLQVPEPGPEREIVEVMGDIAAVSLMLVLPIFSIYRWTNKQYPLNLKLSYRPYLQEIPLYKRLPPKLQKRFERRVQQFINTKKFIARDKYMQVDDRKKALIAATAVELTFGFRRFYFDHFSRILIYRDDYYSTISKQYHAGEVNIRGMIVLSWSSFEKGNSDRNDGQNLGVHEMAHALKLENKILNSNYDFIDPRDYHLFLEEFELFTSRPAYKGEFLRSYARTNVHEFFAVCCENFIERPAQFQKEMPVLYQAISRILRMDPLVFY; this is translated from the coding sequence ATGATTTTTCTATTCAAATCGCTATTCCTGCAATCGCTGTTTTTTCTTCAGGTCCCAGAACCTGGCCCGGAAAGAGAGATTGTTGAAGTGATGGGAGACATAGCTGCTGTATCCCTGATGCTGGTATTGCCCATTTTCAGCATTTATCGCTGGACCAATAAACAGTATCCCTTGAATCTCAAATTAAGTTACCGTCCTTATTTGCAGGAAATTCCGCTGTACAAACGCCTGCCGCCCAAATTGCAAAAGCGCTTTGAGCGCAGAGTACAGCAGTTCATTAATACTAAAAAGTTTATCGCCCGAGATAAATACATGCAGGTCGACGATCGCAAAAAAGCCTTAATTGCCGCTACAGCGGTAGAGCTCACCTTTGGCTTTCGCCGATTTTACTTCGATCATTTTTCCCGCATCTTAATTTACCGGGATGACTACTACTCCACCATCAGCAAGCAATACCATGCAGGTGAAGTTAATATTCGTGGAATGATCGTTCTTTCCTGGTCCTCTTTCGAAAAGGGAAATTCCGATCGCAATGATGGTCAAAATCTAGGAGTTCACGAAATGGCTCATGCCCTAAAGTTGGAGAACAAAATTTTGAACTCCAATTACGATTTCATTGATCCCCGTGATTACCATTTATTTCTAGAAGAGTTCGAGCTATTTACCAGCAGGCCAGCCTATAAAGGTGAGTTTCTGAGATCCTATGCTCGCACCAATGTGCATGAGTTTTTTGCCGTTTGCTGCGAGAACTTCATTGAAAGACCGGCACAGTTTCAAAAAGAAATGCCCGTACTTTACCAAGCTATAAGTAGAATCCTACGCATGGATCCTTTAGTATTTTATTAA
- a CDS encoding DUF4442 domain-containing protein gives MNLSRLFQKAQTSKYHKFLLEQGLRRFVPFNRSHRFQIEQISTHSLRIKAPYRKSNLNHLKGIHACALATIAEISSGLLLIGILDPNKYRIILQKLDLEYHYQAKSEAIARFEVSEDWLQDRVFEPLENSDRVFVDCNINLFDKDDKQVATAIARWQIKNWQSVKTKV, from the coding sequence ATGAATTTAAGTCGCCTATTTCAAAAAGCTCAGACGAGCAAATACCATAAATTTTTATTGGAGCAGGGCTTACGCCGATTTGTGCCCTTTAATCGATCACATCGATTTCAAATTGAGCAAATTAGCACACATTCACTACGGATTAAGGCCCCTTATCGCAAGTCCAATTTAAATCACCTCAAGGGTATTCATGCTTGTGCCTTAGCCACTATTGCCGAGATTAGTTCCGGTTTGCTTTTAATTGGAATTCTGGATCCGAATAAATACCGAATCATCTTGCAGAAATTGGATTTAGAATACCATTATCAAGCGAAAAGCGAAGCCATTGCCCGATTTGAAGTTTCAGAAGATTGGTTACAAGATCGGGTTTTTGAACCCCTGGAAAATTCAGATCGAGTGTTTGTAGACTGCAATATCAATCTCTTTGATAAGGATGATAAACAGGTGGCTACGGCTATCGCCCGATGGCAGATTAAGAACTGGCAATCGGTGAAAACGAAAGTATAA
- a CDS encoding DMT family transporter, whose translation MARQKSLLYLHSSVALFGLAGLFGRWLNFNPLIIVGGRVLFAAIALAIILGLRKGALPKLSVKLLYRTAVSGAILALHWYAFFKSIQETSVALALLSFASFPLFTLILESVFWKLKVHGIDVLWALMSISGTALIVPWDMASPETNGVLWGLFAGFSFAVLNLLNKDLVKKHSALEIGFYQDIWATLVLLPFCIAVWPQFTAQDIGLLILLGTVFTALSHFLFLAALKDLKARTAALVTALEPVYGIAAAYFLFQETPELTVFLGGILILVASLGGQRREKA comes from the coding sequence TTGGCACGGCAAAAATCATTGCTCTATTTACACAGTTCGGTAGCACTTTTTGGATTAGCCGGATTGTTTGGCCGCTGGCTTAATTTCAACCCTTTGATCATTGTAGGAGGGAGGGTCTTATTTGCAGCAATAGCCCTCGCTATTATTCTGGGTTTACGAAAAGGTGCTCTTCCAAAATTGAGTGTAAAACTCCTGTATCGAACTGCCGTCTCCGGAGCCATTTTGGCTTTACATTGGTACGCTTTCTTCAAATCTATTCAGGAGACCTCGGTGGCTTTAGCTCTGTTAAGCTTTGCCAGTTTTCCTTTATTCACTTTGATTCTGGAAAGTGTATTCTGGAAACTGAAAGTTCATGGGATTGATGTTTTATGGGCCTTGATGTCCATAAGCGGAACAGCCTTAATTGTACCTTGGGATATGGCTTCGCCGGAAACCAATGGCGTACTTTGGGGTCTCTTTGCTGGCTTTAGTTTCGCTGTATTGAACCTACTTAATAAAGACCTGGTCAAGAAACATTCGGCCTTGGAAATTGGCTTTTATCAGGACATTTGGGCCACCTTGGTTCTATTACCATTCTGCATTGCAGTTTGGCCTCAATTTACCGCTCAGGATATTGGCTTACTGATTCTGTTGGGAACGGTGTTTACCGCCCTGTCGCATTTCTTATTTCTGGCGGCTCTAAAAGATTTAAAAGCCAGAACTGCAGCCTTGGTTACCGCCTTAGAGCCCGTATATGGCATTGCCGCTGCCTATTTCCTTTTTCAGGAAACACCGGAACTCACTGTTTTCCTAGGTGGGATTCTAATTCTAGTCGCTAGTTTGGGCGGGCAAAGAAGGGAAAAGGCTTAA
- a CDS encoding KdsC family phosphatase produces the protein MTDHWDNLRANLHYLQRTIPPTHRLYSTIERFSRGASLEVFDLFRIAEETGYPVEVLFKKRIDQRPKRVKMLVMDCDGVMTKGEMIVSTDGEHTKVFNVKDGMGIKQAQAAGILTGIISHGHSTGVVESRAQQLGIPLVYVGKTPKLEVIQNWWKEHNISAEETAYIGDDINDIPVLKAVGAAFAPADAVEEVLLHPDIHILSRKGGEACIRELVDQHLLF, from the coding sequence ATGACCGATCATTGGGATAATCTGAGGGCTAACCTCCATTATTTACAGCGGACCATTCCGCCTACGCATCGCCTCTACTCTACTATTGAGCGCTTTTCCCGTGGAGCCAGTTTGGAGGTTTTCGATCTTTTTCGCATTGCTGAAGAAACTGGATACCCCGTAGAAGTACTCTTTAAAAAGCGAATCGATCAGCGACCTAAAAGGGTGAAAATGCTGGTAATGGATTGCGATGGAGTAATGACCAAAGGGGAAATGATCGTAAGTACCGATGGGGAGCACACCAAGGTTTTTAATGTGAAAGATGGCATGGGTATTAAACAGGCTCAGGCCGCTGGTATCCTTACCGGAATAATCTCCCATGGCCATTCTACCGGCGTAGTAGAATCCCGAGCCCAACAATTAGGTATTCCCTTGGTATATGTGGGAAAAACTCCAAAGTTGGAAGTCATTCAAAATTGGTGGAAGGAACATAATATTAGTGCTGAGGAAACAGCCTATATCGGTGATGACATCAACGACATCCCGGTTTTGAAAGCAGTAGGTGCTGCCTTTGCTCCTGCCGATGCAGTGGAAGAAGTTTTACTCCATCCCGACATCCATATCCTTAGCCGTAAGGGCGGTGAAGCCTGCATACGGGAGTTGGTAGATCAACACCTTTTGTTTTAA